One genomic window of Meles meles chromosome 3, mMelMel3.1 paternal haplotype, whole genome shotgun sequence includes the following:
- the SFXN1 gene encoding sideroflexin-1, with amino-acid sequence MSGELPPNINIKEPRWDQSTFVGRANHFFTVTDPRNILLTNEQLENARKIVHDYRQGIIPPGLTENELWRAKYIYDSAFHPDTGEKMILIGRMSAQVPMNMTITGCMMTFYRTTPAVLFWQWINQSFNAVVNYTNRSGDAPLTVNELGTAYVSATTGAVATALGLNALTKHVSPLIGRFVPFAAVAAANCINIPLMRQRELKVGIPVTDENGNRLGESANAAKQAIAQVVVSRILMAAPGMAIPPFIMNTLEKKAFLKRFPWMSAPIQVGLVGFCLVFATPLCCALFPQKSSMSVTSLEPELQAKIQETYPELRRVYFNKGL; translated from the exons ATGTCTGGAGAACTTCCACCGAACATTAACATCAAGGAACCTCGATGGGATCAAAGCACCTTTGTTGGACGAGCCAATCATTTCTTCACTGTAACAGATCCCAGGAATATCCTGTTAACCAACGAACAACTAGAGAATGCAAGAAAAATAGTGCATGATTACAG GCAAGGAATTATTCCTCCAGGTCTTACAGAAAATGAATTATGGAGAGCAAAGTACATCTATGATTCAGCTTTTCATCCTGACACGGGTGAAAAGATGATTTTGATAGGAAGAATGTCAGCTCAGGTTCCAATGAACATGACCATCACAGGTTGTATGATGACATTTTATAG GACCACGCCGGCGGTGCTGTTCTGGCAGTGGATCAACCAGTCCTTCAACGCCGTGGTCAATTACACCAACAGAAGCGGAGACGCTCCCCTCACTGTAAA CGAGTTGGGAACAGCTTACGTTTCCGCGACAACGGGTGCCGTGGCAACAGCTCTAGGACTTAACGCCTTAACCAAG CATGTCTCACCACTCATAGGACGTTTTGTTCCCTTTGCTGCCGTGGCTGCTGCTAATTGCATTAATATCCCATTAATGAGGCAAAG ggagctcaAAGTTGGCATTCCCGTCACAGATGAGAATGGGAACCGCTTGGGTGAGTCGGCCAACGCTGCAAAACAAGCCATCGCGCAAGTCGTCGTCTCCAGGATTCTCATGGCAGCCCCGGGCATGG CCATCCCTCCATTTATCATGAACACTTTGGAGAAGAAAGCCTTCCTAAAG AGGTTCCCGTGGATGAGCGCACCTATTCAAGTTGGATTAGTTGGCTTTTG tttggtATTTGCTACACCTCTGTGCTGTGCTCTGTTTCCTCAGAAAag TTCCATGTCTGTGACAAGTTTGGAGCCTGAGTTGCAAGCCAAGATCCAAGAGACCTATCCTGAATTACGACGTGTATACTTTAATAAGGGGTTGTAA